Proteins encoded within one genomic window of Brachybacterium sp. P6-10-X1:
- the acs gene encoding acetate--CoA ligase, with the protein MSDDAAPGIENLSQETRTFSPSSEFVQNAVARPSLYEEAERDRLAFWRARASLLSWKTPFTETLDWSDAPFARWFADGTLNAAYNCVDRHVESGHGEQVALFAEYEDGSDARFTYADVKDEISKMANVLTDLGVKTGDRVAIYMPMIPETVFAMLACARLGAPHSVVFGGFSADALRSRIEDAEARVVVTADGQNRRGKQLPLKNAVDEALAGGGDSVEKVLVVRRTGGEVDWTDGRDVWWHEARESASSEHEPVWVEAEHPLYILYTSGTTGKPKGIVHTTGGYLTQAAYTHRDVFDLKPSSDVYWCTADVGWVTGHTYVVYGPMANRTTQVIYEGTPDTPHQGRWWEIIEKYEVTQFYSSPTAIRTAMKWGEEIPAKYDLSSLRLLGSVGEAINPEAWMWYRRVIGGDRCPIVDTWWQTETGAIMISPLPGITATKPGSAQVALPGIGAEVVGDDGKPVENGQGGYLVLDKPWPSMLRGIWGDPERFKETYWSRFQGLYFAGDGAKRDEDGDIWLLGRVDDVMNVSGHRLSTMEIESALVSNDWVAEAAVVGANDETTGQAPVAFVILRTGTEEEIAAAGGEEKVPELLRAHVGKEIGPIAKPRKVLLVTELPKTRSGKIMRRLLRDVAENRQVGDTQTLADASVMDLIQEGMSGKS; encoded by the coding sequence ATGTCCGACGACGCCGCACCCGGGATCGAGAATCTCTCGCAGGAGACCCGCACGTTCTCCCCGTCCTCCGAGTTCGTCCAGAACGCGGTCGCTCGCCCCTCGCTCTACGAGGAGGCCGAGCGCGATCGACTGGCCTTCTGGCGAGCGCGGGCGAGCCTGCTGAGCTGGAAGACGCCCTTCACCGAGACCCTGGACTGGTCGGACGCTCCCTTCGCCCGTTGGTTCGCCGACGGCACCTTGAACGCCGCCTACAACTGCGTGGACCGACACGTCGAGTCCGGGCACGGCGAGCAGGTCGCCCTGTTCGCGGAGTACGAGGACGGCTCCGACGCGAGGTTCACCTACGCGGACGTCAAGGACGAGATCAGCAAGATGGCGAACGTCCTGACCGATCTGGGGGTCAAGACCGGTGACCGGGTGGCCATCTACATGCCGATGATCCCCGAGACCGTGTTCGCGATGCTGGCCTGCGCCCGTCTCGGCGCTCCGCACTCCGTGGTCTTCGGCGGCTTCAGCGCCGACGCGCTGCGCTCGCGGATCGAGGACGCCGAGGCCCGCGTGGTCGTCACGGCCGACGGCCAGAACCGTCGCGGCAAGCAGCTGCCGCTGAAGAACGCGGTCGACGAGGCGCTCGCCGGAGGCGGCGACAGCGTCGAGAAGGTCCTCGTGGTCCGCCGCACCGGCGGCGAGGTCGACTGGACCGACGGCCGCGACGTCTGGTGGCACGAGGCCCGCGAGAGCGCCTCGAGCGAGCACGAGCCCGTGTGGGTCGAGGCCGAGCACCCCCTCTACATCCTCTACACCTCCGGCACGACGGGGAAGCCCAAGGGCATCGTCCACACCACCGGCGGGTACCTCACCCAGGCGGCGTACACCCATCGCGACGTCTTCGACCTCAAGCCCTCCAGCGACGTGTACTGGTGCACCGCGGACGTCGGCTGGGTCACCGGGCACACCTACGTGGTGTACGGCCCGATGGCCAACCGCACCACCCAGGTGATCTACGAGGGCACCCCGGACACCCCGCACCAGGGCCGCTGGTGGGAGATCATCGAGAAGTACGAGGTCACCCAGTTCTACTCCTCGCCCACGGCGATCCGCACCGCCATGAAGTGGGGCGAGGAGATCCCGGCGAAGTACGACCTCTCCTCCCTGCGTCTGCTCGGCAGCGTCGGCGAGGCCATCAACCCCGAGGCCTGGATGTGGTACCGCCGGGTGATCGGCGGGGACCGCTGCCCGATCGTCGACACCTGGTGGCAGACCGAGACCGGCGCGATCATGATCTCGCCGCTGCCCGGCATCACCGCGACCAAGCCCGGCTCCGCGCAGGTCGCCCTGCCGGGCATCGGCGCCGAGGTGGTGGGCGACGACGGCAAGCCGGTCGAGAACGGCCAGGGCGGCTACCTGGTGCTCGATAAGCCGTGGCCGAGCATGCTGCGCGGCATCTGGGGCGATCCGGAGCGGTTCAAGGAGACCTACTGGTCCCGATTCCAGGGCCTCTACTTCGCCGGGGACGGCGCCAAGCGCGACGAGGACGGCGACATCTGGCTGCTGGGCCGTGTGGACGATGTCATGAACGTCTCCGGTCACCGACTGTCGACCATGGAGATCGAATCCGCGCTGGTCAGCAACGACTGGGTGGCCGAGGCCGCGGTCGTCGGCGCGAACGACGAGACCACCGGTCAGGCGCCGGTCGCCTTCGTCATCCTCCGCACCGGCACCGAGGAGGAGATCGCCGCGGCCGGCGGCGAGGAGAAGGTCCCCGAGCTCCTGCGCGCCCACGTGGGCAAGGAGATCGGCCCGATCGCCAAGCCTCGGAAGGTCCTCCTGGTCACGGAGCTGCCCAAGACCCGCTCCGGCAAGATCATGCGCCGGCTGCTGCGGGACGTCGCCGAGAACCGTCAGGTGGGGGACACCCAGACTCTCGCCGATGCATCGGTCATGGACCTGATCCAGGAAGGCATGAGCGGCAAGAGCTGA
- a CDS encoding response regulator transcription factor translates to MRIVIADDAVLLRAGVERLLTDAGHEVVAAVGDATALLSAVSHHRPDLAVIDVRMPPTFTDEGVRAAMLIRQQDPQVALLVLSQYVEERYATDLIADSSHGLGYVLKDRVADVEDFLAVLADVGAGGTWLDPEVVQQIFVRSRRRRTLEGLTPREREVLSLMAQGRSNQAIADTLFVSAGSVEKHISSLLTKLDLPPVDGENRRVMAVLRFLESEDRS, encoded by the coding sequence ATGAGGATCGTGATCGCCGATGACGCCGTCCTGCTGCGCGCCGGGGTGGAGCGTCTGCTCACCGATGCCGGCCACGAGGTGGTCGCCGCCGTCGGTGACGCCACCGCCCTGCTCAGCGCCGTCTCCCACCACCGGCCCGATCTCGCCGTGATCGACGTGCGGATGCCGCCGACGTTCACCGACGAGGGCGTGCGCGCGGCGATGCTGATCCGGCAGCAGGATCCGCAGGTCGCCCTGCTGGTGCTCTCGCAGTACGTCGAGGAGCGCTATGCGACGGACCTGATCGCCGATTCGTCGCACGGCCTGGGCTACGTGCTCAAGGACCGCGTCGCCGACGTCGAGGACTTCCTGGCCGTGCTCGCCGACGTCGGAGCCGGCGGCACCTGGCTGGACCCCGAGGTGGTCCAGCAGATCTTCGTGCGCTCCCGGCGTCGTCGCACGCTCGAGGGTCTGACCCCGCGGGAGCGGGAGGTGCTCTCGCTGATGGCCCAGGGACGCTCCAACCAGGCGATCGCCGACACCCTGTTCGTCTCCGCCGGCAGCGTCGAGAAGCACATCTCCTCGCTGCTGACCAAGCTCGATCTTCCTCCCGTGGACGGGGAGAACCGTCGGGTCATGGCCGTGCTGCGCTTTCTGGAATCCGAGGACAGATCATGA
- a CDS encoding sensor histidine kinase, whose amino-acid sequence MDETTAPPPAPRRPRLTAAALASVLLGGVLFCSWFWISLSVLLGGLAALPALGSGLLLLVPWLLVMQVAVRIERRRAVAVHGVGVILPARRRSRRTGAAGWIHDRWLELGTGAFWRGTLHHHLAMLVAGAFFLLVLVLLWLGWTAGDIALRHGPVTLGSITLSRWMLGLLATISAALAGLALVLGALADRGLARVLVSGSETDLREQVAELAERRQGAVDAAAQERLRIERDLHDGVQPRLVNLAMTLGMAKHAIHGDPDRASELVGQAHLEAKGVMTDLRQLARGIHPAVLTDRGLDAALSALAARSSIPVDLQVDLGAADHALLDREREAVAYFVVSEALTNIAKHSAADSASVTVTQTPEVLRVRVEDDGRGGARVRRDGLSTGLAGLTDRVRATGGRLEVSSPADGGTVLVAVLPLLTGVPATAPVRPAAPGAPAASAGIDSQEVLR is encoded by the coding sequence ATGGACGAGACCACCGCGCCCCCGCCGGCGCCCCGACGCCCTCGGCTGACGGCCGCGGCCCTCGCCTCCGTGCTGCTCGGAGGCGTGCTGTTCTGCTCCTGGTTCTGGATCAGCCTCTCCGTGCTGCTGGGCGGGCTGGCGGCCCTGCCGGCCCTGGGATCGGGGCTGTTGCTCCTGGTCCCCTGGCTCCTCGTGATGCAGGTCGCCGTGCGGATCGAGCGCCGCCGGGCGGTAGCCGTGCACGGGGTCGGGGTGATCCTTCCCGCCCGCCGCCGTTCTCGTCGGACCGGGGCCGCGGGCTGGATCCACGATCGGTGGCTCGAGCTGGGCACCGGCGCGTTCTGGCGCGGGACGCTGCACCACCACCTGGCGATGCTCGTCGCCGGGGCGTTCTTCCTCCTCGTCCTCGTGCTGCTGTGGCTGGGCTGGACCGCCGGGGACATCGCCCTGCGGCACGGCCCGGTGACGCTGGGTTCGATCACGCTGTCGCGGTGGATGCTCGGCCTGCTCGCCACGATCTCCGCGGCGCTGGCCGGCCTCGCCCTGGTCCTCGGCGCTCTCGCCGATCGGGGCCTGGCCCGCGTGCTGGTCTCCGGGTCCGAGACCGACCTGCGCGAACAGGTCGCCGAGCTCGCCGAGCGCCGCCAGGGCGCCGTCGACGCCGCCGCCCAGGAGCGGCTGCGCATCGAGCGCGACCTCCATGACGGGGTCCAGCCCCGCCTGGTCAACCTCGCGATGACCCTCGGGATGGCCAAGCATGCGATCCACGGTGACCCCGACCGGGCGAGCGAGCTGGTCGGGCAGGCTCATCTCGAGGCCAAGGGCGTGATGACCGATCTGCGTCAGCTGGCCCGCGGCATCCACCCGGCCGTGCTCACCGACCGAGGGCTGGACGCCGCGCTCTCCGCCCTCGCCGCCCGGTCCTCGATCCCCGTGGATCTGCAGGTCGACCTCGGCGCCGCGGACCACGCGCTCCTGGACCGGGAGCGGGAGGCCGTCGCCTACTTCGTGGTCTCCGAGGCCCTGACCAACATCGCCAAGCACTCCGCGGCGGACTCCGCCTCGGTCACCGTCACCCAGACCCCCGAGGTGCTGCGGGTCCGCGTCGAGGACGACGGCCGCGGCGGGGCCCGGGTCCGCCGCGACGGACTCTCCACCGGGCTGGCCGGCCTCACCGACCGCGTGCGGGCCACCGGCGGCCGCCTCGAGGTCTCCAGCCCTGCCGACGGCGGCACGGTCCTGGTGGCCGTCCTCCCGCTGCTCACCGGGGTGCCCGCGACGGCGCCCGTCCGACCCGCCGCCCCCGGTGCCCCCGCGGCATCCGCCGGCATCGACTCCCAGGAGGTCCTGCGATGA
- a CDS encoding DUF4097 family beta strand repeat-containing protein: MTTTHPAPHRGTAEEPGRRLSPSPQRDRGWRTLITLLGAAVLLLALLTLAAASVTGWWLGRGYDDIPATLELGTPESLTLSSGVGDVQVLASSDVEEVTLALVEDGVTSLPAPDATARARITQHGGSTAPIVDVRQSDGYGPVPWQDEHQDVLVLIPLGHRLALDLTTDVGGIRADGDFSALVLTSSVGDVRLDEVSVTDSLRLRADVGDVEAVLSGASPTSAEVTAAVGNVEMRLPSDAGSDVRIDAELGEVEISLPGTGRWDVEARTELGETRIEPEVTGAPGPVVGALTVTSEMGDLYIGR; this comes from the coding sequence ATGACCACCACGCATCCCGCTCCCCACCGCGGCACTGCCGAGGAGCCGGGCCGCCGCCTCTCCCCCTCCCCGCAGCGCGACCGCGGCTGGCGCACCCTGATCACCCTGCTCGGCGCGGCCGTGCTGCTGCTGGCCCTGCTCACGCTGGCGGCCGCATCGGTCACGGGCTGGTGGCTGGGGCGCGGCTACGACGACATCCCGGCCACGCTGGAGCTCGGCACGCCGGAGTCGCTGACGCTGAGCAGCGGTGTCGGCGACGTGCAGGTCCTGGCATCATCCGACGTCGAGGAGGTCACCCTCGCGCTGGTCGAGGACGGGGTGACCTCGCTGCCGGCCCCGGACGCGACGGCGCGGGCACGCATCACCCAGCACGGCGGGTCGACCGCGCCCATCGTCGACGTCCGTCAGTCGGACGGATACGGACCGGTGCCGTGGCAGGACGAGCACCAGGACGTCCTGGTGCTGATCCCGCTCGGTCACCGGCTCGCCCTCGACCTCACCACCGACGTCGGCGGCATCCGGGCCGACGGCGACTTCTCCGCGCTCGTCCTGACCTCCTCCGTCGGCGACGTGCGGCTCGACGAGGTCTCCGTCACGGACTCGCTGAGACTGCGCGCCGATGTCGGCGACGTGGAGGCCGTGCTGAGCGGAGCGTCACCGACCTCCGCGGAGGTGACGGCAGCGGTCGGGAACGTCGAGATGCGTCTGCCCTCGGACGCGGGGTCCGACGTGCGGATCGACGCCGAGCTCGGGGAGGTCGAGATCTCCCTGCCCGGTACCGGCCGCTGGGACGTCGAGGCGCGCACGGAGCTCGGCGAGACCCGGATCGAGCCGGAAGTGACCGGGGCTCCCGGGCCGGTGGTCGGCGCTCTCACCGTCACCTCGGAGATGGGGGACCTGTACATCGGTCGCTGA